From a single Pseudorasbora parva isolate DD20220531a chromosome 15, ASM2467924v1, whole genome shotgun sequence genomic region:
- the nmbr gene encoding neuromedin-B receptor — protein sequence MDHTFSENTSAYENFTDDWTSDGGETVHFIIRCVIPSVYILIITVGLLGNITLVKIFITTSAMRSVPNIFISSLAVGDLLLLVTCVPVDAFRYFYEEWIFGTVACKMIPVIQLTSVGVSVFTLTALSADRHKAIVNPMDIQTSSAVFWTCLKAITIWVVSVLLAIPEAVFSQVVHMPDKNMTFTACVPYPLSNEMHPKIHSIMIFLVYFLIPLSIISVYYYHIARTLIKSAHDMPGEISEHSKRQTETRKRLAKIVLVFVGLFALCWFPNHVLYMYRSFNYRQIDSSLSHLIITLVARVLSFSSSCMNPFALYLLSESFRRHFNNQLLCRQRKYQERNTSYLQSTSAIRMTSIRKSAPAVANGHGQKTGVCI from the exons ATGGATCACACTTTCTCTGAGAATACCTCAGCCTACGAGAACTTCACAGATGACTGGACGTCAGACGGAGGGGAAACGGTACATTTCATCATTCGATGCGTTATCCCGTCGGTCTATATACTTATCATAACGGTTGGTTTACTGGGCAACATCACTCTTGTGAAAATATTCATCACAACCAGCGCAATGCGAAGTGTACCAAACATTTTCATCTCCAGCTTGGCTGTGGGAGATCTTTTGCTTTTGGTCACTTGTGTACCAGTGGACGCGTTTAGGTATTTCTATGAAGAGTGGATTTTTGGAACGGTGGCTTGTAAGATGATCCCAGTGATTCAGCTCACCTCGGTCGGAGTCTCCGTGTTTACTCTCACGGCACTGAGCGCAGACAG ACACAAAGCTATCGTGAATCCCATGGACATCCAGACCTCCAGCGCAGTGTTCTGGACCTGCTTGAAGGCCATCACTATATGGGTTGTCTCAGTGCTGCTGGCTATCCCTGAGGCGGTCTTTTCACAGGTGGTTCATATGCCAGACAAGAACATGACGTTCACCGCTTGTGTGCCATATCCACTCTCCAACGAGATGCATCCCAAGATTCACTCAATTATGATATTCCTTGTCTACTTCCTCATCCCTCTGAGCATTATCTCTGTTTACTACTACCACATCGCGAGGACACTTATCAAGAGTGCTCATGATATGCCAGGTGAGATTAGTGAGCACTCCAAAAGACAG ACGGAAACGAGAAAGCGTCTAGCCAAGATCGTTCTGGTGTTCGTGGGCCTCTTCGCGCTGTGCTGGTTCCCCAACCACGTTCTCTACATGTACCGCTCCTTCAACTATCGGCAGATCGACTCTTCGCTGTCACATCTCATCATCACGCTTGTGGCGCGAGTGTTGAGTTTCTCTAGCTCCTGCATGAACCCGTTTGCCCTGTACCTGCTGAGCGAgagcttcagaaggcatttcAACAACCAGCTGCTGTGCAGGCAGCGCAAATACCAAGAGCGCAACACCAGCTACCTTCAGAGCACCTCTGCTATCCGCATGACCTCCATCAGGAAGAGCGCACCCGCCGTGGCCAACGGGCATGGACAAAAAACGGGAGTCTGCATTTAG
- the gje1a gene encoding gap junction epsilon-1 protein: MNNTPPGLRLLRPPTVIGQFHTLFFGSVRTFFLGVLGFAVYGNEALHFSCDPDKREINVYCYNQFRPITPQVFWALQLVTVLVPGAVFHLYAACKNIDQEEILQRLMSTVFYIISVLLRIILEVLAFWLQSHLFGFLVDPIYMCDASALAKIFNISKCMVPEHFEKTIFLSAMYTFTIITILLCIAEIFEILFRRLGYLNQPVS; encoded by the exons ATGAACAACACTCCGCCTGGATTACGGTTG CTCAGGCCTCCGACGGTGATAGGCCAGTTCCACACGCTGTTTTTCGGCTCTGTGCGTACATTTTTCCTTGGAGTCCTTGGATTCGCCGTCTATGGCAATGAGGCCCTCCACTTCAGCTGTGATCCGGACAAAAGGGAAATAAATGTTTACTGTTACAACCAGTTCAGGCCTATAACACCTCAG GTATTCTGGGCGTTGCAGCTAGTCACTGTCTTGGTACCTGGAGCTGTGTTCCATTTGTATGCTGCCTGTAAAAATATAGACCAGGAGGAGATCCTTCAGCGACTGATGTCCACAGTTTTTTACATCATCTCTGTCCTGTTGAGAATAATTCTTGAAGTTTTAGCATTTTGGCTTCAGAGCCACCTCTTTGGGTTCCTGGTTGATCCTATTTATATGTGCGATGCCAGTGCCCTGGCAAAGATCTTCAACATCTCAAAATGTATGGTCCCTGAACACTTCGAGAAGACTATCTTCCTCAGTGCAATGTACACCTTTACAATCATCACCATTCTCCTCTGTATCGCTGAGATTTTTGAGATTCTGTTCCGAAGACTTGGCTATTTAAACCAGCCAGTGTCTTGA